Proteins found in one Herbiconiux sp. A18JL235 genomic segment:
- a CDS encoding sugar ABC transporter ATP-binding protein — protein sequence MTNASPAPVEGHGADGVVSLVGVSVAYGSNLVLSDVDLEFRAGEITALLGANGAGKSTLIKAVSGANSRYTGQISVAGVAVHLSSPVQARQLGISAVHQKVADGIVPGLSVAENLTLDDLARASRQPFRNSRSALADARAALATLGHDWSDSVLHHDAARLAISDAQLLVLARALRGRPRLLILDEPTSALTAAEAERLFEVLRALRATGLSIVYVSHRFGEIEALADRVVVLRDGRVQSDSARPFAWHDILHDMLGRATELDHDRGATSRGTEVVARLERVTLFPESAPVDLDVRSGEVLGVLGLIGAGKTEIAELLGGLATPLSGSLQLGGAPYAPKRPGDAIAAGVVLVPEDRQRQGILSGWSLEQNVTLPFLRASSVLGLVSRRRERERAAGVIDELGVVTSGPDASIDDLSGGNQQKVVVGRWLSARPRLALLDEPFRGVDIAARREIGARLGSLAAAGAAAVVLSSDVDEIFEVADRIVVLVAGEIALDRYADEVDRSDVIGAFLGTAHPDHPDSPPERQPHV from the coding sequence ATGACGAACGCTTCTCCCGCACCGGTCGAGGGGCATGGCGCCGACGGCGTCGTGTCCCTCGTCGGCGTGTCCGTGGCCTACGGCTCGAACCTGGTGCTGAGCGACGTCGACCTCGAGTTCCGGGCGGGTGAGATCACCGCGCTCCTCGGCGCCAACGGCGCAGGCAAGTCGACGCTCATCAAGGCCGTCTCGGGCGCCAACTCGCGTTACACCGGTCAGATCAGCGTCGCAGGCGTTGCCGTGCACCTCTCCTCGCCCGTACAGGCGAGGCAGCTCGGCATCTCTGCGGTGCACCAGAAGGTCGCCGACGGCATCGTTCCGGGCCTCTCGGTGGCCGAGAACCTCACACTCGACGACCTGGCCCGCGCCTCGCGGCAGCCGTTCCGCAACTCGCGCTCCGCGCTCGCCGATGCCAGGGCGGCCCTCGCCACCCTCGGCCACGACTGGTCAGACAGCGTGCTCCACCACGATGCGGCACGCCTTGCCATCTCCGACGCGCAGCTGCTCGTGCTCGCCCGCGCGCTGCGGGGGAGGCCCCGACTCCTCATCCTCGACGAGCCCACCTCCGCGCTCACCGCGGCGGAGGCCGAGCGGCTGTTCGAGGTGCTCAGGGCGCTGCGCGCGACCGGCCTCTCCATCGTCTACGTCTCCCACCGCTTCGGTGAGATCGAGGCGCTCGCCGACCGCGTTGTGGTGCTGCGCGACGGCAGGGTGCAGAGCGACTCGGCTCGGCCGTTCGCCTGGCACGACATCCTCCACGACATGCTCGGCCGCGCGACCGAGCTCGACCACGACCGGGGTGCGACCAGCCGCGGCACCGAGGTCGTCGCCCGGCTCGAGCGGGTGACGCTCTTCCCCGAGTCGGCGCCCGTCGACCTCGACGTCAGGTCGGGCGAGGTGCTCGGCGTGCTCGGCCTCATCGGCGCGGGCAAGACCGAGATCGCCGAGCTGCTCGGCGGGCTCGCCACCCCGCTGTCGGGGTCCCTGCAGCTCGGCGGCGCCCCTTACGCGCCGAAGCGCCCCGGAGACGCCATCGCCGCGGGAGTCGTGCTCGTGCCCGAAGATCGCCAGCGCCAGGGAATCCTCTCCGGGTGGTCGCTCGAGCAGAACGTGACACTGCCCTTCCTACGCGCCTCGAGCGTGCTGGGGCTCGTGAGCCGCCGCCGAGAACGCGAGCGCGCCGCCGGCGTCATCGACGAGCTCGGAGTGGTGACGAGCGGGCCCGACGCCTCGATCGACGACCTCTCGGGCGGCAACCAGCAGAAGGTGGTGGTGGGCCGCTGGCTCTCCGCCCGCCCGCGACTCGCACTGCTCGACGAACCCTTCCGCGGTGTCGACATCGCCGCGCGCCGCGAGATCGGCGCTCGGCTGGGTTCCCTCGCCGCAGCCGGCGCCGCCGCCGTCGTGCTCTCCAGCGACGTCGACGAGATCTTCGAGGTCGCCGACCGCATCGTCGTCCTGGTGGCGGGAGAGATCGCACTCGACCGCTACGCCGACGAGGTCGACCGCTCCGACGTCATCGGTGCGTTCCTCGGCACCGCGCATCCTGACCATCCCGACAGCCCTCCCGAAAGGCAGCCGCATGTCTAG
- a CDS encoding ABC transporter permease — MSSPGALTTRSAAERTSAFIVKWGFVGVTVALLVYFLATEPNFRTVDNVFGMLKFIAPTAIAGLGVMLAMTVGGIDLSVGASAGFAVSIAAWTMVIGNQVGGVAVSVVLVCGLLIGALNAFLIVVARIPDLLATLTTMFVIVGLKLIIVDGKSISSQMTLSNGTTAPGKFTADFLWLDRGSIGPVPVPVLLFLLLTVLLWFLLERTRWGRALFAVGANAEAARLAGIRVQWYRTAAYMGCGLLASIAGLLLAARIGQGDVSAGNSLLLDAVAVALVGVSVLGIGRPNAWGTALGAVLIAVMVNGFTMLGLPYYMQDFGKGIVLLIALLFSFTFSRRRTVVTAGSTTSTS, encoded by the coding sequence ATGTCTAGCCCCGGCGCCCTCACCACCCGCTCCGCCGCCGAACGCACCTCCGCCTTCATCGTGAAGTGGGGTTTCGTCGGCGTGACGGTGGCGCTCCTGGTCTACTTCCTCGCCACCGAGCCCAACTTCCGCACCGTCGACAACGTCTTCGGCATGCTGAAGTTCATCGCGCCGACGGCGATCGCGGGGCTCGGGGTGATGCTCGCCATGACCGTGGGCGGTATCGACCTCTCGGTGGGCGCCTCCGCGGGCTTCGCCGTGTCGATCGCCGCCTGGACCATGGTCATCGGCAACCAGGTCGGCGGCGTCGCCGTCTCGGTGGTGCTCGTGTGCGGGCTGCTGATCGGAGCGCTGAACGCCTTCCTCATCGTGGTCGCGCGCATCCCCGATCTGCTCGCCACCCTCACCACGATGTTCGTCATCGTCGGCCTCAAGCTCATCATCGTCGACGGCAAGTCGATCTCGTCGCAGATGACCCTGTCGAACGGCACCACCGCGCCCGGCAAGTTCACCGCCGACTTCCTCTGGCTCGACCGCGGGTCGATCGGTCCGGTGCCCGTGCCGGTGCTGCTGTTCCTCCTGCTCACCGTGCTGCTCTGGTTCCTGCTCGAGCGCACGCGTTGGGGGCGGGCGCTGTTCGCGGTCGGAGCGAACGCCGAAGCGGCGAGGCTCGCGGGCATCCGCGTGCAGTGGTACCGCACCGCCGCCTACATGGGATGCGGTCTGCTCGCCTCGATCGCCGGCCTCCTGCTCGCCGCCCGCATCGGCCAGGGCGACGTGAGCGCCGGCAACTCGCTGCTGCTCGACGCCGTCGCCGTGGCCCTGGTGGGTGTGTCGGTGCTCGGCATCGGGCGGCCCAACGCCTGGGGCACCGCGCTCGGCGCCGTGCTCATCGCGGTGATGGTGAACGGCTTCACCATGCTCGGGCTGCCCTACTACATGCAAGACTTCGGCAAGGGCATCGTGCTGCTCATCGCCCTGCTGTTCAGCTTCACCTTCTCGCGCCGCCGCACCGTCGTAACGGCGGGGTCGACCACCTCGACGTCGTAG
- a CDS encoding S-methyl-5-thioribose kinase: MTDFSQLSTDTVAAYLLSRPALAERIDASRIAAVREVGDGNLNLVFVITDADGASVVLKQSLPHVRTDPSWPMTRERSAREATVLGAHVEADPEHVPAFFDFDARHYVLAIENLSDHRVWRNELNEGRVHAYAADELGRYVARTAFATSPLGLDPLEHKRLAARAVNPELAQITEDLVFTEPYVEHEHNAVLPGNEADVAALRADRALVREMGLAKLRFMTTAQSLIHGDLHTGSVFVRNAGADTATDARDGAGTDAPAGGRSVRAFDSEFGFVGPTGFDLGALWANLILAAARATVLGEHERAELVLSLPGRLWAAFEAEYRGLWPTRLDPRVWGDEVLEHLLAGIRDDAAVFAAAKAIRRIVGFAKASDIETLEPARRELAARGVLHAARNLALTRHGIDSVEALAAESLAALRSVARAG; the protein is encoded by the coding sequence ATGACCGACTTCTCCCAGCTCAGCACCGACACCGTCGCCGCCTACCTCCTGTCACGCCCCGCGCTGGCCGAGCGCATCGACGCCTCGCGCATCGCCGCCGTGCGCGAGGTGGGCGACGGCAACCTCAACCTGGTGTTCGTCATCACCGACGCCGACGGCGCCTCGGTCGTACTGAAGCAGTCGCTGCCGCACGTGCGCACCGACCCGTCGTGGCCCATGACGAGGGAGCGCTCGGCGCGCGAGGCCACCGTGCTCGGTGCGCACGTCGAGGCAGACCCTGAGCACGTGCCGGCGTTCTTCGACTTCGACGCCCGGCACTACGTGCTGGCGATCGAGAACCTCTCCGACCACCGGGTGTGGCGCAACGAACTCAACGAGGGTCGGGTTCACGCCTACGCCGCCGACGAACTCGGGCGGTACGTCGCCCGCACCGCGTTCGCGACCTCGCCCCTTGGGCTCGATCCGCTCGAGCACAAGCGGCTCGCGGCGCGCGCGGTCAACCCCGAGCTCGCGCAGATCACCGAAGACCTCGTGTTCACCGAGCCCTACGTCGAGCACGAGCACAACGCCGTGCTCCCGGGAAACGAGGCCGACGTGGCGGCGCTCCGGGCCGATCGCGCCCTGGTGCGCGAGATGGGGCTGGCGAAGCTGAGGTTCATGACCACGGCGCAGTCGCTCATCCACGGCGACCTGCACACCGGGTCGGTCTTCGTGAGGAATGCGGGGGCGGACACAGCGACGGATGCCCGGGACGGTGCCGGTACGGATGCACCCGCCGGCGGGCGGTCGGTTCGCGCGTTCGACAGCGAGTTCGGCTTCGTGGGTCCGACCGGCTTCGACCTCGGAGCGCTGTGGGCGAACCTCATCCTCGCGGCGGCACGCGCGACGGTGCTCGGTGAGCACGAACGGGCCGAGCTCGTGCTGAGCCTGCCCGGCCGGCTCTGGGCCGCCTTCGAGGCCGAGTACCGCGGGCTCTGGCCGACCCGCCTCGATCCGCGGGTGTGGGGCGACGAGGTGCTGGAGCACCTGCTCGCCGGCATCCGCGACGATGCCGCCGTCTTCGCGGCGGCGAAGGCCATCCGCCGCATCGTCGGCTTCGCCAAGGCCAGCGACATCGAGACCCTCGAGCCCGCCCGGCGCGAACTCGCCGCCCGCGGCGTGCTGCACGCCGCCCGCAACCTGGCGCTCACCCGCCACGGCATCGACTCCGTCGAAGCCCTCGCTGCCGAGTCGCTCGCCGCGCTGCGCTCGGTGGCGCGCGCCGGCTAG
- a CDS encoding aminodeoxychorismate lyase, whose product MPTRSTPGSDGDDLVIVLEHAAASPDSPVAAAPAGSREPEVLSQAEARIRVDDLAVTRGDGVFESIGVLEGRFVELERHLARLAHSAAMLDLPRPDLAAFEAAARAGVAAHQPAPELLVKLLYSRGIEGADAASGWVQVLTGPDHGASRRDGIRVVTLDRGYRHDIAQTAPWLLQGAKTLSYAVNKAALREAARRGADDVIFVSSDGIVLEGPTSTVVVREGDAFLTPRTDLGILAGTTQAAVFDALGRLGYATAEALIEPERLAASDGLWLLSSGRLIAPVCELDGHELAVDREFTAVLFEKAFGLTL is encoded by the coding sequence ATGCCCACCCGTTCCACCCCTGGCAGCGACGGCGACGATCTGGTCATCGTGCTCGAGCACGCCGCCGCGTCGCCCGACTCCCCGGTCGCCGCCGCGCCGGCGGGCTCGCGCGAACCGGAGGTGCTGTCGCAGGCCGAGGCGCGCATCCGGGTCGACGACCTCGCCGTGACGCGGGGCGACGGGGTGTTCGAGTCGATCGGAGTTCTCGAAGGCAGGTTCGTCGAGCTCGAGCGGCACCTGGCGCGGCTCGCGCACTCCGCGGCGATGCTCGACCTGCCGCGGCCCGACCTCGCCGCGTTCGAAGCCGCCGCCCGGGCGGGCGTCGCCGCGCACCAACCGGCACCCGAGCTGCTCGTGAAGCTGCTCTACAGCCGCGGCATCGAGGGGGCGGATGCGGCGAGCGGCTGGGTGCAGGTGCTCACCGGCCCAGACCACGGGGCGAGTCGTCGCGACGGCATCCGCGTGGTCACGCTCGACCGCGGCTACCGGCACGACATCGCGCAGACCGCCCCGTGGCTGCTGCAGGGGGCCAAGACCCTGTCGTACGCCGTGAACAAGGCGGCCTTGCGTGAGGCCGCCCGCCGAGGGGCCGACGACGTCATCTTCGTCTCGAGCGACGGCATCGTGCTCGAGGGCCCGACCTCGACCGTCGTGGTGCGGGAGGGCGACGCGTTCCTCACCCCGCGCACCGACCTCGGCATCCTCGCCGGAACCACCCAGGCCGCCGTCTTCGACGCCCTCGGCCGACTCGGGTACGCCACGGCCGAGGCGCTCATCGAGCCCGAACGCCTCGCCGCGTCGGATGGACTCTGGCTGCTCTCGAGCGGCAGGCTCATCGCCCCCGTGTGCGAGCTCGACGGGCACGAGCTCGCCGTCGACCGCGAGTTCACGGCCGTTCTGTTCGAGAAGGCGTTCGGCCTGACCCTCTGA
- a CDS encoding cell wall-binding repeat-containing protein — protein sequence MRSIRITVGAALTALALVGALAAPAQAASAPGSTGSSVAADLAPSPSATPVPGPGDVPPLDVDAQSGAPTPPPSDVEFDLGGLVHGTVSYIDPDAGDIIAAPGVRVEFSLRDPESGEFSLVATATSTSPEGALRAEFTTPRLAPGDYLVHYVAPSGATVRNEYYNDAIHRDEATLVAVTAGATTELEPTYLEPKLYWITRFGGADRYAVAANLSLDAFGDAAPVPVIYVASGESYPDALSAGPAAAHQNGGLLLTMRDSLPDSTRAALAELQPQKIVVVGGVNTVSDAVLAELAAVQPDTVRIAGAGRYESSRAVIDYAFCGLLPDAPRDATPCDGGATNVFVATGANFPDALAAGPAAAHRDGAVLLVPGTASDLDVPTRELLSRLGTLNAAIAGGGASVSGSIEWWLRQLLPGTVERFGGANRYDVAAQMNTAVFQGTYESIFVASGEVFADALSGGPVAASVDAPLYLVQKGCLPESMWRSASALDPIDIYLLGGPNTLNDDVARLKYLCR from the coding sequence ATGCGTTCGATCAGGATCACCGTGGGGGCGGCGCTGACCGCACTGGCACTCGTCGGCGCGCTCGCCGCGCCCGCGCAGGCGGCGAGCGCGCCGGGCTCGACCGGGTCCTCTGTCGCCGCCGACCTCGCTCCGTCGCCGTCGGCGACTCCCGTCCCCGGCCCGGGAGACGTGCCGCCGCTCGACGTCGACGCGCAGTCCGGGGCGCCCACACCCCCACCGTCCGACGTGGAATTCGACCTGGGCGGCCTGGTGCACGGCACGGTCTCGTACATCGATCCCGACGCCGGCGACATCATCGCGGCCCCGGGAGTGCGCGTCGAGTTCTCCCTCCGCGACCCCGAGAGCGGCGAGTTCAGCCTCGTCGCCACCGCGACCTCCACTTCCCCTGAAGGCGCCCTCCGCGCGGAGTTCACGACTCCCCGGCTCGCACCGGGCGACTACCTGGTGCACTACGTGGCTCCGTCGGGCGCCACCGTGCGCAACGAGTACTACAACGACGCCATCCACCGCGACGAGGCGACCCTCGTCGCGGTGACGGCGGGCGCGACCACCGAGCTCGAGCCGACCTACCTCGAGCCCAAGCTCTACTGGATCACCCGTTTCGGCGGCGCCGACCGCTATGCCGTCGCCGCGAACCTCTCCCTCGACGCCTTCGGCGACGCCGCACCGGTGCCCGTGATCTACGTCGCGAGCGGCGAGAGCTACCCCGACGCCCTCAGCGCCGGGCCGGCCGCCGCCCACCAGAACGGCGGACTGCTGCTCACCATGCGCGACAGCCTCCCCGACTCCACCCGCGCCGCGCTCGCCGAGCTGCAGCCGCAGAAGATCGTGGTGGTGGGCGGCGTCAACACCGTGAGCGACGCGGTGCTGGCCGAGCTCGCGGCCGTGCAGCCCGACACCGTGCGCATCGCCGGGGCCGGTCGCTACGAGTCGTCGCGCGCGGTGATCGACTACGCGTTCTGCGGTCTGCTCCCGGATGCGCCCCGCGACGCCACACCCTGCGACGGCGGTGCGACGAATGTCTTCGTCGCCACGGGCGCGAACTTCCCCGATGCCCTCGCGGCGGGGCCGGCCGCCGCCCACCGCGATGGTGCTGTCCTGCTGGTGCCGGGCACCGCATCCGATCTCGATGTGCCGACCCGCGAGCTGCTCAGCCGCTTGGGCACCCTGAACGCGGCGATCGCGGGGGGTGGGGCCTCGGTGAGCGGGTCGATCGAATGGTGGCTCCGGCAGCTGCTGCCCGGCACCGTGGAGCGCTTCGGAGGTGCGAACCGCTACGACGTCGCCGCGCAGATGAACACGGCCGTGTTCCAGGGCACGTACGAGAGCATCTTCGTCGCCTCGGGCGAGGTGTTCGCCGACGCCCTCTCGGGAGGGCCCGTGGCGGCGAGCGTCGACGCACCGCTGTACCTCGTGCAGAAGGGCTGCCTGCCCGAGTCGATGTGGCGGAGCGCCTCGGCGCTCGACCCGATCGACATCTACCTCCTCGGCGGCCCCAATACCCTCAACGACGACGTCGCCCGCCTCAAGTACCTCTGCAGGTGA
- the mtnB gene encoding methylthioribulose 1-phosphate dehydratase, with protein MSSPELLHGQGVVQNVFGDGTVTDAALTEAGTALAAESARFAGLGWMPGTAGNLSVTLARSPLRLAVTASGRDKGELRTQDIVLVDEQGEWVPDSESGGAIARLALASKPSAEAGLHARIAAVTGAGAVIHVHALAAVRAGAAWPGGIELRDLEMLKGIGHEAHDELVTIPVVQNHQDMRVLGDDFERVYVRATAEVREVPALVVANHGIYAWGSDLRHARWHLELTEALLQIALATR; from the coding sequence GTGAGCTCGCCCGAGCTGCTGCACGGGCAGGGCGTGGTGCAGAACGTCTTCGGCGACGGCACGGTGACGGATGCTGCCCTCACCGAGGCAGGAACGGCACTCGCCGCCGAGTCGGCCCGGTTCGCCGGCCTCGGCTGGATGCCCGGCACGGCGGGCAACCTCTCCGTCACGCTCGCGCGGTCGCCGCTGCGGCTCGCGGTCACGGCATCCGGCCGCGACAAGGGCGAGCTGCGCACGCAGGACATCGTGCTCGTCGACGAGCAGGGCGAGTGGGTGCCCGACTCGGAGTCGGGCGGCGCCATCGCGCGCCTCGCGCTCGCCTCGAAGCCCTCCGCCGAGGCGGGGCTGCACGCCCGCATCGCCGCGGTGACGGGGGCGGGCGCGGTCATCCACGTGCACGCGCTCGCCGCGGTGCGGGCGGGAGCCGCCTGGCCGGGCGGCATCGAGCTGCGCGACCTCGAGATGCTGAAGGGCATCGGGCACGAGGCGCACGACGAGCTCGTGACCATCCCGGTGGTGCAGAACCACCAAGACATGCGCGTGCTCGGCGACGACTTCGAGCGCGTGTACGTGCGGGCCACAGCCGAGGTGCGCGAGGTCCCCGCCCTCGTCGTGGCGAACCACGGCATCTACGCGTGGGGCTCCGACCTGCGACACGCCCGCTGGCACCTCGAACTCACCGAGGCCCTCCTCCAGATCGCCCTCGCCACCCGCTGA
- the mtnC gene encoding acireductone synthase, whose amino-acid sequence MTDTTPTPLTVTARYLVVDLEGTTSAAGFILGDLYDYARPRLAAWLDEHAGDPVIAEARQQVIHDASLPTDASTDEVVAVMHEWMERDVKATPLKTVQGQIWAEGFARDEISSHFFDDVIPKLRAWHAQGVGLAVFSSGSVASQVPWFRHSPDGDLTSLVTDYFDTVKAGPKKVASSYEKIAAALDVPAAELVFFTDNPGEVSAALEAGWQVVAFSRAGEPFFEADFGDAAVVSSFDDVEVVAP is encoded by the coding sequence GTGACCGACACCACCCCCACCCCCCTCACCGTCACCGCGCGCTACCTCGTGGTCGACCTGGAGGGCACGACGAGTGCCGCCGGGTTCATCCTCGGCGACCTCTACGACTACGCCCGCCCCAGGCTCGCCGCCTGGCTCGACGAGCACGCGGGCGACCCGGTGATCGCCGAGGCGCGGCAGCAGGTCATCCACGACGCGTCGCTGCCCACCGACGCGTCGACCGACGAGGTCGTCGCCGTGATGCACGAGTGGATGGAACGCGACGTCAAGGCCACCCCGCTCAAGACCGTGCAGGGGCAGATCTGGGCCGAGGGCTTCGCGCGCGACGAGATCTCGTCGCACTTCTTCGACGACGTCATCCCGAAGCTGCGTGCCTGGCACGCCCAGGGCGTGGGGCTCGCCGTGTTCTCCTCGGGGTCGGTGGCCTCGCAGGTGCCGTGGTTCCGGCACTCGCCCGACGGCGACCTCACCTCGCTCGTCACCGACTACTTCGACACCGTGAAGGCGGGCCCGAAGAAGGTCGCGAGCTCGTACGAGAAGATCGCTGCGGCACTCGACGTGCCCGCAGCCGAGCTGGTGTTCTTCACCGACAACCCGGGCGAGGTCTCGGCAGCGCTCGAGGCGGGCTGGCAGGTCGTGGCGTTCTCGCGCGCCGGCGAGCCGTTCTTCGAGGCCGACTTCGGCGATGCCGCCGTGGTGTCGTCGTTCGACGACGTCGAGGTGGTGGCGCCGTGA
- a CDS encoding phosphotransferase, whose product MTADDVVRYLDERGLLGRVATSRSSASVREVTAGNMNRVFIASGPEGSLAVKQAPPWVQVVGPEWPIDPSRIVREANTYEQLAGSVPDSIPTIVSFDPERYVLVMEDLSDLVVLRDALVAELEGRDAGVDYTALGHVVGRFVGELAAGTSAAALGGQAHAELIERSANPELCALTLDVVLDEPYRPHEHNRWHPVLDERVRSLYRDEAVRGAVARIRSAFEQQAEALLHGDLHSGSVMVGRRDGEQLVKVFDPEFSFVGPIGMDLGLFWANLEIAAIAARAVGRHELAAARYSAIAASLDAFAAAWGDDETLPAIVSDGWSFAGVEGMRRAAGFSHAADIESLPEPARAEASARLFEVAREHILTGAEAVHPFAVAPGSAAAASALAPPAPDAPPASDAPPAFDAPPASDAPKERQ is encoded by the coding sequence GTGACCGCCGACGACGTCGTGCGGTACCTCGACGAGCGGGGACTGCTCGGTCGCGTCGCCACCTCTCGCTCTTCGGCATCGGTGCGCGAGGTGACGGCGGGCAACATGAACCGCGTCTTCATCGCCTCGGGGCCTGAGGGCTCGCTCGCGGTGAAGCAGGCGCCGCCGTGGGTGCAGGTGGTGGGGCCGGAATGGCCCATCGACCCCTCCCGCATCGTGCGCGAGGCGAACACCTACGAGCAGCTGGCCGGCAGCGTTCCCGACTCCATCCCGACCATCGTCAGCTTCGACCCTGAGCGCTACGTGCTGGTGATGGAAGACCTCTCCGATCTCGTGGTGCTGCGCGACGCGCTGGTGGCCGAGCTCGAGGGTCGGGATGCGGGGGTCGACTACACGGCGCTCGGGCACGTGGTGGGGCGGTTCGTCGGCGAGCTCGCCGCGGGCACCTCGGCGGCGGCGCTCGGCGGGCAGGCGCACGCCGAGCTGATCGAGCGCTCCGCGAACCCCGAGCTCTGCGCGCTCACCCTCGACGTCGTGCTCGACGAGCCCTACCGCCCGCATGAGCACAACCGCTGGCACCCGGTGCTCGACGAGCGGGTGCGATCGCTCTACCGCGACGAGGCCGTGCGCGGGGCGGTGGCGCGCATCCGTTCGGCGTTCGAGCAGCAGGCCGAGGCGCTGCTGCACGGCGACCTGCACAGCGGGTCGGTGATGGTGGGCCGCCGCGACGGCGAGCAGCTCGTGAAGGTGTTCGACCCCGAGTTCAGCTTCGTGGGGCCGATCGGCATGGATCTCGGGCTGTTCTGGGCGAATCTCGAGATCGCCGCGATCGCCGCCCGGGCCGTCGGCAGGCACGAGCTCGCTGCGGCACGCTACTCGGCGATCGCCGCCTCGCTCGACGCGTTCGCCGCGGCCTGGGGCGACGACGAGACGCTTCCGGCGATCGTGAGCGACGGCTGGTCGTTCGCCGGGGTCGAGGGCATGCGCCGCGCCGCGGGGTTCTCGCACGCCGCCGACATCGAGTCGCTGCCCGAGCCCGCGCGTGCCGAGGCGTCGGCGCGGCTGTTCGAGGTGGCTCGGGAGCACATCCTCACGGGGGCGGAGGCGGTGCATCCGTTCGCCGTCGCGCCCGGCTCGGCCGCCGCCGCCTCCGCCCTGGCCCCACCCGCACCCGACGCACCGCCCGCATCCGACGCACCGCCCGCATTCGACGCACCGCCCGCATCCGACGCACCGAAGGAACGACAGTGA
- a CDS encoding DUF2510 domain-containing protein, whose protein sequence is MSFPDGTPTPPAGWYPDPAGSPAQRWWDGARWTEHLQHAQPATPQAPPPAPYGAYAPVAPAPVPPGTPVYNVFIWVITFLPLVSLLLLPLSLTEVDRMIAYTGDPYGDPYGLSPYGGYSPAGLAAQAITTIAGWLIYAAVIVFAVLDRKWLLRHGYDRPFHWAWAFLGVVYPIGRSVIVRRRAGRGIAPMWASIAILALSIIVSIVVAVAVFNAVFAAATLTGSYT, encoded by the coding sequence ATGAGCTTCCCCGACGGCACCCCGACGCCTCCCGCCGGCTGGTATCCCGACCCGGCGGGCTCACCCGCCCAGCGCTGGTGGGACGGCGCGCGGTGGACGGAGCACCTCCAGCACGCCCAGCCCGCCACGCCTCAGGCTCCCCCACCGGCCCCGTACGGCGCCTATGCTCCCGTGGCGCCCGCACCCGTTCCCCCGGGAACGCCGGTGTACAACGTCTTCATCTGGGTGATCACGTTCCTTCCGCTGGTGTCACTGCTGCTCCTGCCGCTCAGCCTCACCGAGGTCGACCGCATGATCGCCTACACCGGCGACCCCTACGGCGACCCGTACGGCCTCTCCCCCTACGGCGGCTACAGCCCGGCGGGGCTCGCCGCCCAGGCGATCACCACCATCGCGGGCTGGCTGATCTACGCCGCGGTCATCGTGTTCGCGGTGCTCGACCGCAAGTGGCTGCTCCGCCACGGCTACGATCGGCCGTTCCACTGGGCCTGGGCGTTCCTCGGCGTCGTGTACCCGATCGGGCGCTCCGTCATCGTGCGCCGGCGGGCGGGCCGGGGCATCGCACCGATGTGGGCGTCGATCGCCATCCTCGCGCTGTCGATCATCGTGAGCATCGTCGTCGCGGTCGCGGTGTTCAACGCCGTGTTCGCGGCAGCGACCCTGACGGGCAGCTACACCTAG
- a CDS encoding HAD family hydrolase has protein sequence MTGPLTRTMVLFDWGDTVVIDADRARAALNVVLARRGLPGLGETEFSMRFRLPLSELFERLGVDLDDRAAAEAEWTCELDAARAHLRDGAVECLDELARQGAWLGVVSASSASAVRFDQRSLAVPAVWSSVDASVPDKYALLLRHRATRQEAYFVSDSADDMRCASAAGFTPIGVTEGEASAGSLRAAGAVEVISSLRELIPIVS, from the coding sequence GTGACGGGTCCGCTCACGCGGACGATGGTGCTGTTCGACTGGGGCGACACGGTCGTGATCGACGCCGACCGGGCCAGGGCTGCGCTCAACGTCGTGCTCGCCCGGCGCGGGCTGCCGGGCCTCGGCGAGACCGAGTTCTCGATGCGCTTCCGCCTTCCGCTCAGCGAGTTGTTCGAGCGTCTCGGCGTCGACCTGGACGACCGCGCCGCCGCCGAGGCGGAATGGACGTGCGAACTCGACGCCGCAAGGGCGCACCTGCGTGACGGAGCCGTCGAGTGCCTCGACGAGCTCGCGCGCCAGGGGGCCTGGCTCGGGGTGGTGTCGGCCTCCTCCGCGTCTGCCGTGCGCTTCGACCAGCGCTCGCTCGCGGTTCCCGCGGTGTGGAGCTCGGTCGACGCCTCGGTTCCCGACAAGTACGCGCTGCTGCTGCGTCATCGTGCGACGCGCCAGGAGGCCTACTTCGTCAGCGACTCCGCCGACGACATGCGCTGCGCCTCGGCGGCGGGGTTCACGCCGATCGGGGTGACCGAGGGGGAGGCCAGTGCGGGCTCCTTGCGTGCCGCGGGCGCCGTCGAGGTGATCAGCTCGCTCAGGGAGCTGATCCCGATCGTCAGCTAG